The following proteins are co-located in the Streptomyces sp. NBC_00435 genome:
- a CDS encoding DUF350 domain-containing protein: MSDIINGLGRTTAFGGVGLVLLILGIVLVDVLTPGKLPKQIWEERNRNASVLLSSALVGIGGIVFTSIWTTYDDFGKGLLSTAAFGVLGLVLMAVAFLVLDLVTPGKLGAIVVDPEPHPAVWVSAACNIAVAAIVSASIA; the protein is encoded by the coding sequence ATGAGCGACATCATCAATGGACTTGGCCGCACCACCGCATTCGGCGGCGTCGGTCTGGTGCTGCTCATCCTCGGCATCGTCCTGGTGGACGTGCTGACCCCCGGCAAGCTGCCGAAGCAGATCTGGGAGGAGCGCAACCGCAACGCCTCCGTCCTGCTCTCCTCCGCGCTGGTCGGCATCGGCGGCATCGTCTTCACCTCGATCTGGACGACGTACGACGACTTCGGCAAGGGGCTCCTCTCCACCGCGGCGTTCGGCGTCCTCGGTCTCGTCCTGATGGCGGTGGCCTTCCTGGTGCTGGACCTGGTGACCCCGGGCAAGCTCGGTGCGATCGTGGTCGACCCCGAGCCGCACCCCGCGGTGTGGGTCTCGGCCGCGTGCAACATCGCGGTCGCCGCGATCGTCTCCGCTTCCATCGCCTGA